One genomic region from Dehalobacter restrictus DSM 9455 encodes:
- the flgK gene encoding flagellar hook-associated protein FlgK — MYSTFFGLELANRTLSSQQAALGVAGHNISNASTSGYSRQIADLKTAIPLTVMAGGKFLTLGTGSAMDTVTRARDSYLDLQFRSETSKYEYWSGRQSTLSLVESMVNEPSSYSLSNDMNKFWNSWSVLANNPQNAGVRTSLIEQTKTLVDTFHHMEIQISETQNDLDSSVKAAVTQINTLAEQIRSLNIQIKNSEVAGDNPNDLKDQRDSLVDNLSKIVPVRVIESRDPAFTDRQVNNYKVIIGNENDPNNVLVDFQAIRYLQNPPPTVDGFSRVVWADSASAVVDTGSAIGTPLTISDGDQIAINIDGTSYTVDLSSIRGTYDGTAGYTLTDLAANLQTAINNVSGQPDVSIAYTGGHLTITSGTSGGTSLIALENVTGSLGRSFHDPAALTADPANTGSVTSMTALGTYTGKGNTLTATYNGTTSTWELSDNGIPAGATTGLSMAGITLTVAGAPADGDTFTLDLTVNDSMTSLGFSTNVASNWVDLGTNMGQLAANLDMRDHYIESVRSRLDTLAKGIANAVNVLHRTGQGLELETTGIDFFTSSDGSDITAANIEINAVLQANYNRIATGIKTNPLEIGDSSVALAISSLANSWTGLKTAIGQNVFGQNGANPVDATSFGDFYGAMITDLGVNAQQAERMTEGQSVLVEQMYTQREILSGVSLDEEMTNIIKYQKTYSSAARFVTMLDSMFDNLIAMGTTK; from the coding sequence ATGTATTCAACCTTTTTTGGCTTAGAATTAGCGAACAGGACACTCAGTTCCCAGCAGGCCGCCCTTGGCGTTGCCGGACATAATATTTCCAATGCGAGTACCAGCGGTTACTCCCGTCAGATCGCGGATCTCAAGACAGCAATCCCGTTGACCGTTATGGCCGGAGGGAAATTTCTGACATTGGGGACGGGATCAGCCATGGATACGGTGACCCGCGCCCGGGATTCATATTTGGATCTTCAGTTCAGGTCTGAAACATCCAAATATGAATATTGGTCGGGGAGGCAGAGCACGTTAAGCTTAGTGGAAAGTATGGTGAACGAGCCGTCAAGCTACAGTCTTAGCAACGACATGAACAAATTCTGGAATTCATGGAGCGTATTGGCCAATAATCCGCAAAATGCCGGAGTACGCACATCTTTAATTGAACAGACCAAGACGCTGGTGGATACGTTCCACCATATGGAGATACAGATTTCTGAAACTCAGAATGATCTGGACAGCAGTGTCAAAGCGGCAGTAACGCAAATTAATACCCTTGCCGAGCAGATCCGATCGCTGAATATCCAGATTAAAAATTCCGAGGTTGCAGGGGATAATCCCAATGATTTGAAAGATCAACGGGACAGTCTTGTCGATAACCTATCAAAAATTGTGCCGGTACGGGTCATCGAATCGAGGGATCCTGCTTTTACAGACCGCCAGGTCAATAATTATAAAGTGATCATCGGCAATGAAAACGATCCTAATAATGTCTTGGTTGACTTTCAGGCGATACGCTATCTTCAGAATCCGCCTCCGACCGTGGATGGATTCAGCAGGGTCGTCTGGGCTGATTCAGCTTCTGCAGTGGTTGATACCGGTTCAGCGATTGGTACGCCGCTAACGATCAGCGATGGCGACCAGATTGCAATCAATATTGACGGAACCAGCTATACAGTCGATCTGTCAAGTATACGCGGAACCTATGACGGAACAGCCGGTTATACCTTGACAGATTTGGCCGCTAATTTGCAAACCGCTATTAACAATGTTTCGGGACAGCCCGATGTCTCAATCGCCTACACCGGGGGGCATTTGACCATTACCTCGGGCACGTCCGGCGGCACTTCGCTTATCGCGTTGGAGAATGTCACCGGCAGCCTGGGCCGCTCATTTCATGATCCGGCCGCTCTGACGGCTGATCCCGCCAATACTGGATCTGTAACGAGTATGACGGCCTTGGGAACGTATACAGGTAAAGGGAATACGCTGACGGCTACGTATAATGGAACGACCAGTACCTGGGAATTATCGGATAATGGGATTCCTGCAGGCGCCACTACCGGCCTTTCTATGGCCGGAATCACCTTAACGGTTGCCGGAGCACCTGCCGATGGCGACACATTTACCCTTGACCTAACGGTAAATGACAGCATGACGAGCTTAGGCTTTTCGACCAACGTCGCCAGCAACTGGGTAGACCTCGGTACGAATATGGGGCAGCTTGCTGCCAACCTGGACATGCGCGATCATTACATAGAAAGCGTCCGCTCGCGCTTAGATACCCTGGCGAAAGGCATCGCCAATGCCGTTAATGTTCTCCATCGCACCGGCCAAGGGCTTGAGCTGGAGACCACGGGAATTGACTTTTTTACGTCAAGCGACGGCTCGGATATTACGGCTGCCAACATTGAAATTAATGCAGTGCTGCAAGCTAATTACAATCGAATTGCCACCGGGATAAAAACCAATCCTTTGGAAATCGGAGACAGCAGTGTTGCCTTGGCGATTTCTTCGCTTGCCAACAGCTGGACGGGTTTGAAGACCGCTATCGGACAGAATGTCTTTGGTCAAAATGGAGCAAATCCTGTCGACGCTACTTCTTTCGGGGATTTCTACGGTGCGATGATCACGGATCTGGGAGTCAATGCGCAGCAGGCCGAAAGAATGACGGAAGGACAATCGGTCCTTGTGGAACAGATGTATACCCAGAGAGAAATCCTTTCCGGCGTTTCCCTTGATGAAGAAATGACCAACATCATCAAATACCAAAAAACTTACAGTTCAGCAGCCCGATTTGTAACCATGCTGGACAGCATGTTTGATAATCTTATTGCCATGGGAACCACCAAATAA
- a CDS encoding flagellar protein FlgN — protein sequence MAEYVAGLENNLRQQIAFYRQLTELEQEKQKALVDNVIEKIESITAQEEKILLEVGQLEEERLYWADFFGRETNKNIEDITLADLSSSFPALQSVRLELESVIGELKSLHEVNTQLLENAVKLVNFTVRLLTNDRQATYSNPGDKANKSHQTGVKIIDKSI from the coding sequence GTGGCGGAATATGTGGCAGGTCTGGAAAATAACCTACGGCAGCAAATTGCTTTCTATCGCCAGTTGACCGAATTAGAACAAGAAAAGCAGAAAGCGCTCGTAGACAATGTGATTGAGAAAATAGAAAGCATCACCGCTCAGGAAGAAAAAATTCTGCTCGAAGTCGGACAGTTGGAAGAGGAAAGACTTTACTGGGCAGATTTTTTTGGCAGAGAAACCAACAAAAACATTGAAGATATTACCCTAGCGGATTTATCCTCCAGTTTTCCGGCCTTACAATCGGTAAGACTGGAACTGGAGTCCGTTATCGGTGAATTAAAGAGTTTGCATGAAGTGAATACCCAACTGTTGGAGAACGCTGTCAAACTTGTTAATTTCACGGTCCGGCTGCTGACGAACGATCGACAGGCGACTTACAGCAATCCCGGTGACAAAGCCAATAAGAGCCATCAAACCGGTGTAAAAATCATCGATAAAAGTATTTAA
- the flgM gene encoding flagellar biosynthesis anti-sigma factor FlgM — MKIDSASISPVGSVQAATRVSQISKVNTVSQQDQLAVSENAQVFQKLLQKIKDMPDIREDKVTAISEQIANCEFNLDAASIAEGILSPNGMEGK, encoded by the coding sequence ATGAAAATAGATAGTGCTTCGATTTCCCCCGTTGGCAGTGTCCAGGCTGCTACCCGGGTATCTCAGATAAGTAAGGTCAATACGGTTTCGCAACAGGATCAGTTGGCCGTATCCGAAAATGCGCAGGTTTTTCAAAAGCTGTTGCAAAAAATAAAAGATATGCCGGACATCAGGGAAGACAAGGTCACGGCAATTTCGGAACAAATTGCAAATTGTGAATTTAATCTTGATGCGGCTTCTATTGCCGAAGGAATTCTTTCTCCAAACGGGATGGAGGGGAAATAA
- a CDS encoding flagellar motor protein: MDITTILGLVLGFFGILFGFVLEGGHLGSLFAVSPIFIVVFGTLGATVIGIPLDELKKLPKWLKIAFMNQSFGVEKAYFTLVHFSEKARQEGLLSLEQELETVDDKFTKQGMQLVIDGTDPEITRSILESNIAVLENRHKVGITFFESAGGYSPTLGIIGTVMGLVHVLGNLTDPDSLSGSIAAAFIATLYGVCLANLVYLPIAAKLKIKNQMEVQTMEMILDGIISIQSGENPAILKEKLKTHLGYMPEKETKFEGAFEASEVNY; the protein is encoded by the coding sequence ATGGATATAACTACCATCTTGGGGCTTGTCCTGGGATTTTTCGGTATCTTATTCGGTTTTGTCTTAGAAGGCGGGCATCTTGGTTCTTTGTTTGCTGTATCTCCCATATTTATTGTTGTTTTCGGCACACTGGGCGCTACGGTAATCGGTATCCCTTTAGACGAGCTTAAGAAATTGCCCAAATGGTTAAAAATTGCTTTTATGAATCAATCCTTCGGTGTGGAGAAAGCCTATTTCACCCTAGTGCATTTTTCCGAGAAAGCCCGTCAGGAAGGACTTTTAAGCCTTGAGCAGGAATTGGAAACCGTCGATGACAAATTCACCAAACAGGGCATGCAGCTGGTTATTGACGGTACAGACCCGGAGATCACCAGAAGCATCCTGGAATCAAATATTGCTGTTTTGGAAAACAGACATAAGGTTGGGATCACCTTTTTCGAGTCTGCAGGCGGCTACAGCCCGACTTTGGGGATTATCGGAACAGTCATGGGGCTAGTTCACGTTCTTGGTAATCTGACGGACCCCGACAGTCTTTCCGGTTCGATTGCCGCAGCCTTTATTGCTACCCTCTACGGTGTTTGTCTGGCTAACCTGGTCTATCTGCCGATCGCAGCCAAGCTGAAAATAAAAAACCAAATGGAAGTGCAGACCATGGAAATGATTCTTGACGGGATTATTTCGATTCAATCCGGGGAGAACCCCGCGATCCTGAAAGAAAAACTCAAAACTCACCTCGGTTATATGCCCGAAAAAGAAACCAAATTTGAAGGTGCATTTGAAGCCAGTGAAGTGAATTATTAA